Proteins from one Ricinus communis isolate WT05 ecotype wild-type chromosome 9, ASM1957865v1, whole genome shotgun sequence genomic window:
- the LOC8276160 gene encoding uncharacterized protein LOC8276160, with product MGFFSFLGRVLFASLFILSAWQMFNEFGEDGGPAAKELIPKLAIVKKHLSSTLGVGLPDIDPRNLVAAIIFLKGVGGLLFVFGTPFGANLLLLHLAVSSPLLYDFYNYGIDEPGFSILLNEFLQSVALFGALLFFLGMKNLIPRRQIKKKAPKAKAG from the exons ATGGGGTTCTTCTCCTTCCTCGGCAGAGTCCTTTTCGCTTCCCTCTTTATCCTCTCCGCTTGGCAAAT GTTCAATGAATTTGGCGAGGATGGTGGTCCTGCTGCAAAGGAGTTGATACCCAAGCTTGCAATTGTGAAGAAACACCTTTCCTCCACACTGGGGGTAGGATTACCAGATATCGAT CCTAgaaatcttgtagcagctatTATTTTCCTGAAGGGTGTCGGAGGCCTTCTCTTTGTGTTTGGCACCCCATTTGGTGCAAATCTCTTG CTTCTCCACTTGGCTGTCTCTTCTCCACTTCTTTATGACTTCTACAATTATGGAATCGATGAGCCTGGGTTCTCCATTCTCCTAAATGAATTCTTACAG AGTGTTGCACTCTTTGGCGCATTGCTCTTCTTTTTAGGGATGAAGAACTTGATTCCAAGGAGACAAATCAAGAAGAAGGCCCCCAAGGCAAAAGCGGGTTAA
- the LOC8276159 gene encoding uncharacterized protein LOC8276159 isoform X1, with amino-acid sequence MAFASFVGRVLFASVFILSAWQEFNDFGVDGGPAAKSFAPKFNVFSRHVSSNTGFQVPPVEIKHLVAAAIAVKGLGGLLFIFGSSFGAYLLLLHQAVVTPILYDFYNYDADKKEFHQLFTKFTQNLALFGALLFFIGMKNSIPRRQLKKKTPKSKTM; translated from the exons ATGGCTTTCGCTTCTTTCGTTGGGAGAGTGCTTTTCGCTTCTGTGTTCATTCTCTCTGCTTGGCAAGA GTTCAATGATTTTGGTGTTGACGGTGGCCCTGCAGCAAAGTCTTTTGCACCAAAATTTAACGTTTTCTCAAGACATGTTTCATCTAATACAGGGTTTCAAGTACCACCAGTTGAA attaaGCATTTAGTTGCTGCTGCCATAGCTGTGAAGGGTCTTGGAGGCCTTCTATTCATCTTTGGCAGTTCTTTTGGTGCTTATCTTCTG CTTCTGCACCAGGCTGTTGTTACTCCAATATTGTACGACTTCTACAACTATGATGCTGACAAGAAGGAATTTCATCAGCTTTTCACAAAGTTCACACAG AACTTGGCATTGTTCGGGGCATTGCTCTTCTTCATTGGCATGAAGAACTCAATTCCAAGGAGACAGCTCAAGAAAAAGACTCCCAAATCAAAGACAATGTAG
- the LOC8276159 gene encoding uncharacterized protein LOC8276159 isoform X2: MAFASFVGRVLFASVFILSAWQEFNDFGVDGGPAAKSFAPKFNVFSRHVSSNTGFQVPPVELLHQAVVTPILYDFYNYDADKKEFHQLFTKFTQNLALFGALLFFIGMKNSIPRRQLKKKTPKSKTM; this comes from the exons ATGGCTTTCGCTTCTTTCGTTGGGAGAGTGCTTTTCGCTTCTGTGTTCATTCTCTCTGCTTGGCAAGA GTTCAATGATTTTGGTGTTGACGGTGGCCCTGCAGCAAAGTCTTTTGCACCAAAATTTAACGTTTTCTCAAGACATGTTTCATCTAATACAGGGTTTCAAGTACCACCAGTTGAA CTTCTGCACCAGGCTGTTGTTACTCCAATATTGTACGACTTCTACAACTATGATGCTGACAAGAAGGAATTTCATCAGCTTTTCACAAAGTTCACACAG AACTTGGCATTGTTCGGGGCATTGCTCTTCTTCATTGGCATGAAGAACTCAATTCCAAGGAGACAGCTCAAGAAAAAGACTCCCAAATCAAAGACAATGTAG